In Lagopus muta isolate bLagMut1 chromosome 29, bLagMut1 primary, whole genome shotgun sequence, one genomic interval encodes:
- the INSRR gene encoding insulin receptor-related protein isoform X1, with amino-acid sequence MGASGVLRLLLALLLLGPLLLPPVQAPSEICGSMDIRNDVSQLQKLENCSIIEGNLQILLMFTTGAEDFRGLSFPRLLMITEYLLLFRVYGLESLRDLFPNLSVIRGTNLFFNYALVIFEMPHLREIGLHSLSHVLRGSVRIERNQELCHLSTIDWGLLLPDAVDNSYIVGNKLAEECADVCPGILDVEKPCAQTVVNGQLDYRCWTSSYCQKVCPCGAGSACTASGECCHAECLGGCGRPRDSRSCVACRHFHFNGHCLPSCPPRTYEYEGWRCVTAEYCASLRKVSDNPRDASKFVIHQQQCLSECPPGYTRNESSIFCHKCEGLCPKACKVGTKTVDSTRAAQELAGCTLVEGNLILNIRRGYNLASELQSSLGLIETITGFLKIKHSFALVSLSFFKNLKLIRGDSMVDGNYTLYVLDNQNLQQLWDWSHHVLSIPVGKMYFAFNPKLCLAEIYHMEEVTGTKGRQNKAEINPRTNGDRASCKTQTLRFISNITESDRIFLKWERYRPPEYRDLLSFIVYYKESPFQNVSEYVGQDACGAQSWNVVDVELPLSSEQEPGVALLNLRPWTQYAIFVRAITLTTAEEGRNYGAQSEVVYIRTMPAAPTVPRDVISMSNSSSHIVVRWKPPTQRNGNITYYLVLWQQLAEDMELYVNDYCHKGLKLPTSSADTRFSDGDGPEVEQDAEERCCPCRPADGQLRMEGEAESFQKKFENFLHNSIIIPRPPWKVTSINKYPQRTPKRRRDLMAVTSPTNASSVEPPPPSHTRAEPKRDFQIFEDKVVRDRAVLSRLRHFTEYRIDIHACNHAAHTVGCSAATFVFARTMPELQADNIPGNVTWEPASKNSVLLRWQEPRNPNGLILKYEIKYSRESEEVTTVVCVSRHRYAKYGGVHLALLQPGNYSAKVRATSLAGNGSWTGLVKFYILGPAEEESGSFYILLTVTPVILMVLISCLAVFVFFYNKKRSNDGYPSGTLYASVNPEYFSASDMYIPDEWEVSREKITVIRELGQGSFGMVYEGLALGLVAEGEETKVALKTVNELATMRERIEFLKEASVMKAFKCHHVVRLLGVVSQGQPALVIMELMTRGDLKSYLRSLRPDAENNPGLPPPSLKDMIQMAGEIADGMAYLNAKKFVHRDLAARNCMVSEDFTVKIGDFGMTRDIYETDYYRKGGKGLLPVRWMSPEALKDGIFNTQSDVWSFGVVLWEITTLAEQPYQGMSNEQVLHYVMDNGVLERPENCPDQLHELMCLCWQQNPRQRPSFIQLLESIKEHMAPAFRTLSFFYSPENRRRDSSEPSDAETEPPPEEDEPPAPPLPTRKGRGRLPNGTGCL; translated from the exons ATGGGGGCATCGGGGGTCTTACGGCTGCTGcttgccctgctgctcctcgGCCCCCTCCTGTTGCCCCCGGTGCAGGCCCCCTCTGAAA TCTGCGGCAGCATGGACATCCGCAACGACGTGTcgcagctgcagaagctggagAACTGCTCCATCATCGAAGGCAACCTGCAGATCCTGCTGATGTTCACCACGGGCGCCGAGGACTTCCGCGGGCTCAGCTTCCCCCGCCTGCTGATGATCACCGAGTACCTGCTGCTCTTCCGTGTCTACGGGTTGGAGAGCCTGCGGGATCTCTTCCCCAACCTCTCGGTCATCCGTGGCACCAACCTCTTCTTCAACTACGCGTTGGTCATCTTCGAGATGCCGCACCTGCGGGAGATCGGGCTGCACAGCCTGAGCCACGTGCTGCGCGGCTCGGTGCGCATCGAGCGCAACCAGGAGCTCTGCCACCTCTCCACCATCGactgggggctgctgctgcccgaCGCTGTGGACAACAGCTACATTGTGGGCAACAAGCTGGCCGAGGAGTGCGCCGACGTCTGCCCAGGTATCCTGGACGTGGAGAAGCCGTGTGCGCAGACCGTTGTCAATGGGCAGTTGGATTACCGCTGCTGGACCTCCAGCTACTGCCAGAAAG TGTGTCCGTGCGGTGCGGGCTCGGCGTGCACGGCGTCGGGTGAGTGCTGCCATGCTGAGTGCCtggggggctgcgggcggcccCGTGACAGCCGCTCCTGTGTGGCCTGCCGTCACTTCCACTTCAATGGGCACTGCCTGCCCTCTTGCCCACCCCGCACCTATGAGTACGAGGGCTGGCGCTGCGTCACAGCTGAGTACTGTGCCAGCCTGCGCAAGGTCTCCGACAACCCACGCGACGCCTCCAAGTTTGTCatccaccagcagcagtgcctctcTGAGTGCCCCCCCGGCTACACCAGGAATGAAAGCAG catcTTCTGCCACAAGTGTGAGGGGTTGTGCCCCAAAGCATGCAAGGTTGGCACCAAGACGGTGGACTCGACACGGGCAGCgcaggagctggcaggctgCACTCTGGTGGAGGGCAACCTCATCCTCAACATCCGCCGAGGCT ATAATCTGGCCtcggagctgcagagcagcctgggcCTCATCGAGACCATCACGGGCTTCCTGAAGATCAAGCACTCCTTCGCCCTTGTCTCCTTGTCCTTCTTCAAGAACCTCAAGCTGATCCGCGGAGACTCCATGGTGGATGG GAATTACACCCTATACGTCCTGGACAATCAGAATCTGCAGCAGTTGTGGGACTGGAGCCACCACGTCCTCTCTATCCCTGTGGGCAAGATGTATTTTGCCTTCAACCCCAAGCTTTGCTTGGCTGAGATCTACCACATGGAGGAGGTGACGGGCACCAAGGGGCGGCAGAACAAGGCAGAGATCAACCCGCGCACCAACGGGGACCGGGCGTCCT GCAAAACTCAAACCTTGCGTTTCATCTCCAACATCACTGAGTCCGACCGCATCTTCCTCAAGTGGGAGAGGTACCGGCCGCCTGAGTACCGAGACCTCCTCAGCTTCATTGTCTACTACAAGGAGTC ACCGTTCCAGAACGTGTCGGAGTACGTGGGGCAGGATGCTTGCGGGGCACAGAGCTGGAATGTGGTGGACGTGGAGCTGCCACTCAGCAGTGAGCAGGAGCCAGGGGTGGCCCTGCTCAACCTGCGGCCGTGGACACAATATGCCATCTTCGTCCGTGCCATCACCCTCACCACCGCCGAGGAAGGGCGCAATTATGGGGCGCAGAGCGAGGTGGTCTACATCCGCACCATGCCAGCAG CCCCGACAGTGCCGCGGGATGTCATCTCCATGTCCAACTCCTCATCCCACATCGTGGTACGCTGGAAGCCACCTACGCAGCGCAATGGCAACATCACCTACTACCtggtgctgtggcagcagctggccgAGGACATGGAGCTCTACGTCAATGACTACTGCCACAAAG GCCTGAAGCTGCCCACCAGCAGCGCAGACACGCGCTTCAGTGATGGGGACGGCCCTGAAGTGGAGCAGGATGCAGAGGAGCGCTGCTGCCCCTGCCGCCCTGCTGACGGGCAGCTCCGCATGGAGGGCGAGGCTGAGTCCTTCCAGAAGAAGTTCGAGAACTTCCTCCATAACTCCATCATCATCCCCAG GCCACCTTGGAAGGTGACATCCATCAACAAGTACCCACAGCG gacCCCAAAGCGCCGCAGGGACCTGATGGCCGTCACATCCCCCACCAACGCCTCCTCAGTGGAGCCACCACCTCCAAGCCACACCAGAGCCGAACCCAAACGCGACTTCCAGATCTTTGAGGACAAAGTGGTGCGGGACCGCGCGGTGCTGTCGCGGCTGAGGCACTTCACAGAGTACCGCATCGACATCCATGCATGCAACCACGCTGCGCACACCGTGGGCTGCAGCGCGGCCACTTTTGTCTTCGCCAGGACCATGCCTGAGT TGCAAGCTGACAACATTCCCGGCAATGTGACCTGGGAGCCAGCCAGCAAGAACAGCGTGCTGCTGCGCTGGCAGGAGCCCCGTAACCCCAATGGGCTCATCCTCAAGTACGAGATCAAGTACAGCCGTGAGAGCGAG GAGGTCACCACTGTTGTCTGCGTCTCCCGACACCGCTATGCTAAATATGGAGGCGTGCacctggccctgctgcagccagggaaTTACTCAGCCAAGGTCCGTGCCACATCTCTGGCCGGCAACGGCTCCTGGACGGGACTTGTCAAGTTCTACATCCTGGGGCCAG CCGAGGAGGAGTCCGGCAGCTTCTACATCCTGCTCACTGTTACGCCTGTGATCCTCATGGTGCTCATCTCTTGCCTCGCCGTCTTTGTCTTCTTCTACAATAAGAAGAG GAGCAATGATGGCTACCCCAGTGGGACGCTGTACGCCTCTGTCAACCCTGAGTACTTCAGTGCCTCGGACA TGTACATCCCTGATGAATGGGAAGTATCACGGGAGAAGATCACGGTGATCCGGGAGCTGGGGCAGGGCTCCTTTGGGATGGTGTACGAGGGGCTGGCACTGGGGCTGGTGGCTGAGGGTGAGGAGACCAAGGTGGCCTTGAAGACGGTCAACGAGCTGGCCACCATGCGGGAGCGCATCGAGTTCCTCAAGGAAGCCTCCGTCATGAAGGCCTTCAAGTGCCACCATGTG GTCCGTCTGCTTGGCGTCGTGTCCCAGGGCCAGCCAGCCTTGGTCATCATGGAGCTGATGACACGTGGGGACCTGAAGAGCTACCTGCGTTCTCTCAGACCCGACGCCGAG AACAACCCCGGGCTGCCGCCACCCTCGCTCAAGGACATGATCCAGATGGCGGGCGAGATCGCCGACGGCATGGCCTACCTCAACGCCAAGAAGTTCGTGCACCGTGACCTCGCCGCGCGCAACTGCATGGTGTCTGAGGACTTCACCGTTAAGATTGGAG ATTTCGGCATGACGCGGGACATCTACGAGACAGATTATTACCGCAAAGGGGGCAAGGGGCTGCTCCCCGTCCGCTGGATGTCCCCCGAGGCCCTCAAGGATGGCATCTTCAACACGCAGTCTGATGTCTG gtcTTTCGGGGTGGTGCTGTGGGAGATCACCACGCTGGCTGAGCAGCCCTACCAGGGGATGTCCAACGAACAGGTCCTGCACTACGTCATGGACAACGGCGTCCTGGAGCGGCCGGAGAACTGCCCCGATCAACT CCACGAACTGATgtgtctgtgctggcagcagaacCCTCGCCAGCGCCCATCCTTCATTCAGCTCCTGGAGAGCATCAAGGAGCACATGGCTCCCGCTTTCCGCACCCTCTCCTTCTTCTACAGCCCGGAGAACCGGCGGCGCGACTCCAGCGAGCCTTCGGACGCCGAAACGGAGCCGCCCCCCGAGGAGGACGAGCCGCCCGCACCCCCTCTGCCCACCCGCAAGGGCCGAGGTCGGCTCCCCAA
- the INSRR gene encoding insulin receptor-related protein isoform X2 produces MGASGVLRLLLALLLLGPLLLPPVQAPSEICGSMDIRNDVSQLQKLENCSIIEGNLQILLMFTTGAEDFRGLSFPRLLMITEYLLLFRVYGLESLRDLFPNLSVIRGTNLFFNYALVIFEMPHLREIGLHSLSHVLRGSVRIERNQELCHLSTIDWGLLLPDAVDNSYIVGNKLAEECADVCPGILDVEKPCAQTVVNGQLDYRCWTSSYCQKVCPCGAGSACTASGECCHAECLGGCGRPRDSRSCVACRHFHFNGHCLPSCPPRTYEYEGWRCVTAEYCASLRKVSDNPRDASKFVIHQQQCLSECPPGYTRNESSIFCHKCEGLCPKACKVGTKTVDSTRAAQELAGCTLVEGNLILNIRRGYNLASELQSSLGLIETITGFLKIKHSFALVSLSFFKNLKLIRGDSMVDGNYTLYVLDNQNLQQLWDWSHHVLSIPVGKMYFAFNPKLCLAEIYHMEEVTGTKGRQNKAEINPRTNGDRASCKTQTLRFISNITESDRIFLKWERYRPPEYRDLLSFIVYYKESPFQNVSEYVGQDACGAQSWNVVDVELPLSSEQEPGVALLNLRPWTQYAIFVRAITLTTAEEGRNYGAQSEVVYIRTMPAAPTVPRDVISMSNSSSHIVVRWKPPTQRNGNITYYLVLWQQLAEDMELYVNDYCHKGLKLPTSSADTRFSDGDGPEVEQDAEERCCPCRPADGQLRMEGEAESFQKKFENFLHNSIIIPRPPWKVTSINKYPQRTPKRRRDLMAVTSPTNASSVEPPPPSHTRAEPKRDFQIFEDKVVRDRAVLSRLRHFTEYRIDIHACNHAAHTVGCSAATFVFARTMPELQADNIPGNVTWEPASKNSVLLRWQEPRNPNGLILKYEIKYSRESEEVTTVVCVSRHRYAKYGGVHLALLQPGNYSAKVRATSLAGNGSWTGLVKFYILGPAEEESGSFYILLTVTPVILMVLISCLAVFVFFYNKKRSNDGYPSGTLYASVNPEYFSASDMYIPDEWEVSREKITVIRELGQGSFGMVYEGLALGLVAEGEETKVALKTVNELATMRERIEFLKEASVMKAFKCHHVVRLLGVVSQGQPALVIMELMTRGDLKSYLRSLRPDAENNPGLPPPSLKDMIQMAGEIADGMAYLNAKKFVHRDLAARNCMVSEDFTVKIGGGQPEISA; encoded by the exons ATGGGGGCATCGGGGGTCTTACGGCTGCTGcttgccctgctgctcctcgGCCCCCTCCTGTTGCCCCCGGTGCAGGCCCCCTCTGAAA TCTGCGGCAGCATGGACATCCGCAACGACGTGTcgcagctgcagaagctggagAACTGCTCCATCATCGAAGGCAACCTGCAGATCCTGCTGATGTTCACCACGGGCGCCGAGGACTTCCGCGGGCTCAGCTTCCCCCGCCTGCTGATGATCACCGAGTACCTGCTGCTCTTCCGTGTCTACGGGTTGGAGAGCCTGCGGGATCTCTTCCCCAACCTCTCGGTCATCCGTGGCACCAACCTCTTCTTCAACTACGCGTTGGTCATCTTCGAGATGCCGCACCTGCGGGAGATCGGGCTGCACAGCCTGAGCCACGTGCTGCGCGGCTCGGTGCGCATCGAGCGCAACCAGGAGCTCTGCCACCTCTCCACCATCGactgggggctgctgctgcccgaCGCTGTGGACAACAGCTACATTGTGGGCAACAAGCTGGCCGAGGAGTGCGCCGACGTCTGCCCAGGTATCCTGGACGTGGAGAAGCCGTGTGCGCAGACCGTTGTCAATGGGCAGTTGGATTACCGCTGCTGGACCTCCAGCTACTGCCAGAAAG TGTGTCCGTGCGGTGCGGGCTCGGCGTGCACGGCGTCGGGTGAGTGCTGCCATGCTGAGTGCCtggggggctgcgggcggcccCGTGACAGCCGCTCCTGTGTGGCCTGCCGTCACTTCCACTTCAATGGGCACTGCCTGCCCTCTTGCCCACCCCGCACCTATGAGTACGAGGGCTGGCGCTGCGTCACAGCTGAGTACTGTGCCAGCCTGCGCAAGGTCTCCGACAACCCACGCGACGCCTCCAAGTTTGTCatccaccagcagcagtgcctctcTGAGTGCCCCCCCGGCTACACCAGGAATGAAAGCAG catcTTCTGCCACAAGTGTGAGGGGTTGTGCCCCAAAGCATGCAAGGTTGGCACCAAGACGGTGGACTCGACACGGGCAGCgcaggagctggcaggctgCACTCTGGTGGAGGGCAACCTCATCCTCAACATCCGCCGAGGCT ATAATCTGGCCtcggagctgcagagcagcctgggcCTCATCGAGACCATCACGGGCTTCCTGAAGATCAAGCACTCCTTCGCCCTTGTCTCCTTGTCCTTCTTCAAGAACCTCAAGCTGATCCGCGGAGACTCCATGGTGGATGG GAATTACACCCTATACGTCCTGGACAATCAGAATCTGCAGCAGTTGTGGGACTGGAGCCACCACGTCCTCTCTATCCCTGTGGGCAAGATGTATTTTGCCTTCAACCCCAAGCTTTGCTTGGCTGAGATCTACCACATGGAGGAGGTGACGGGCACCAAGGGGCGGCAGAACAAGGCAGAGATCAACCCGCGCACCAACGGGGACCGGGCGTCCT GCAAAACTCAAACCTTGCGTTTCATCTCCAACATCACTGAGTCCGACCGCATCTTCCTCAAGTGGGAGAGGTACCGGCCGCCTGAGTACCGAGACCTCCTCAGCTTCATTGTCTACTACAAGGAGTC ACCGTTCCAGAACGTGTCGGAGTACGTGGGGCAGGATGCTTGCGGGGCACAGAGCTGGAATGTGGTGGACGTGGAGCTGCCACTCAGCAGTGAGCAGGAGCCAGGGGTGGCCCTGCTCAACCTGCGGCCGTGGACACAATATGCCATCTTCGTCCGTGCCATCACCCTCACCACCGCCGAGGAAGGGCGCAATTATGGGGCGCAGAGCGAGGTGGTCTACATCCGCACCATGCCAGCAG CCCCGACAGTGCCGCGGGATGTCATCTCCATGTCCAACTCCTCATCCCACATCGTGGTACGCTGGAAGCCACCTACGCAGCGCAATGGCAACATCACCTACTACCtggtgctgtggcagcagctggccgAGGACATGGAGCTCTACGTCAATGACTACTGCCACAAAG GCCTGAAGCTGCCCACCAGCAGCGCAGACACGCGCTTCAGTGATGGGGACGGCCCTGAAGTGGAGCAGGATGCAGAGGAGCGCTGCTGCCCCTGCCGCCCTGCTGACGGGCAGCTCCGCATGGAGGGCGAGGCTGAGTCCTTCCAGAAGAAGTTCGAGAACTTCCTCCATAACTCCATCATCATCCCCAG GCCACCTTGGAAGGTGACATCCATCAACAAGTACCCACAGCG gacCCCAAAGCGCCGCAGGGACCTGATGGCCGTCACATCCCCCACCAACGCCTCCTCAGTGGAGCCACCACCTCCAAGCCACACCAGAGCCGAACCCAAACGCGACTTCCAGATCTTTGAGGACAAAGTGGTGCGGGACCGCGCGGTGCTGTCGCGGCTGAGGCACTTCACAGAGTACCGCATCGACATCCATGCATGCAACCACGCTGCGCACACCGTGGGCTGCAGCGCGGCCACTTTTGTCTTCGCCAGGACCATGCCTGAGT TGCAAGCTGACAACATTCCCGGCAATGTGACCTGGGAGCCAGCCAGCAAGAACAGCGTGCTGCTGCGCTGGCAGGAGCCCCGTAACCCCAATGGGCTCATCCTCAAGTACGAGATCAAGTACAGCCGTGAGAGCGAG GAGGTCACCACTGTTGTCTGCGTCTCCCGACACCGCTATGCTAAATATGGAGGCGTGCacctggccctgctgcagccagggaaTTACTCAGCCAAGGTCCGTGCCACATCTCTGGCCGGCAACGGCTCCTGGACGGGACTTGTCAAGTTCTACATCCTGGGGCCAG CCGAGGAGGAGTCCGGCAGCTTCTACATCCTGCTCACTGTTACGCCTGTGATCCTCATGGTGCTCATCTCTTGCCTCGCCGTCTTTGTCTTCTTCTACAATAAGAAGAG GAGCAATGATGGCTACCCCAGTGGGACGCTGTACGCCTCTGTCAACCCTGAGTACTTCAGTGCCTCGGACA TGTACATCCCTGATGAATGGGAAGTATCACGGGAGAAGATCACGGTGATCCGGGAGCTGGGGCAGGGCTCCTTTGGGATGGTGTACGAGGGGCTGGCACTGGGGCTGGTGGCTGAGGGTGAGGAGACCAAGGTGGCCTTGAAGACGGTCAACGAGCTGGCCACCATGCGGGAGCGCATCGAGTTCCTCAAGGAAGCCTCCGTCATGAAGGCCTTCAAGTGCCACCATGTG GTCCGTCTGCTTGGCGTCGTGTCCCAGGGCCAGCCAGCCTTGGTCATCATGGAGCTGATGACACGTGGGGACCTGAAGAGCTACCTGCGTTCTCTCAGACCCGACGCCGAG AACAACCCCGGGCTGCCGCCACCCTCGCTCAAGGACATGATCCAGATGGCGGGCGAGATCGCCGACGGCATGGCCTACCTCAACGCCAAGAAGTTCGTGCACCGTGACCTCGCCGCGCGCAACTGCATGGTGTCTGAGGACTTCACCGTTAAGATTGGAGGTGGGCAGCCAGAG ATTTCGGCATGA